A section of the Gammaproteobacteria bacterium genome encodes:
- a CDS encoding monovalent cation/H+ antiporter subunit D family protein: MIAQLPILQVIVPLIGAPLCLLISRPTLAWLFALLASFTSFVISMMLVNQVMDSGPINYALGGWSAPIGIEYRIDYLNAYLLLIVSGMSSIILLAANTSLKAELATHKHRLFYVLYLVCLTGMLGIIATGDAFNVFVFLEIAALSTYTLIALGKNRRALTASLTYLLVGTIGATFILIGIGLMYMLTGTLNMHDLALRLADVSDSTTLITAFSFFTVGVCLKLALFPLHWWLPNAYAFAPSIVSAFLASTATKVAIYILLRFVFTIFGVSFSFTVLPLQDILLTLGLTGIFAGSIAAIYQQNVKHIFAYSSIAQVAYMMLALSINSTSGLTATLLHLFNHALIKGALFLALASVMYRVGSVQLSQFAGLGQRMPWTMAAIVIGGLSLIGLPLTVGFISKWYLLSATLENGWWPVAVLILFGSLLAGVYVWRIIVMAYFTPPATDISQLKEAPISLLVPTWILVLANLYFGIDPSLPLNISTLAAEYLMEMSP; encoded by the coding sequence ATGATCGCTCAGCTGCCGATTTTACAAGTTATTGTGCCGCTGATTGGCGCGCCGTTATGTCTGCTGATAAGTCGACCAACGCTGGCATGGCTGTTTGCGCTGTTGGCTAGTTTTACGTCCTTTGTGATATCGATGATGTTAGTCAACCAAGTCATGGACAGCGGCCCAATTAATTATGCACTTGGTGGTTGGAGCGCGCCTATCGGCATTGAGTATCGAATTGATTATCTCAACGCCTACCTATTATTAATCGTGTCAGGCATGAGCAGTATCATTTTGTTAGCCGCCAATACCAGTCTTAAGGCCGAATTGGCCACCCATAAACATCGATTGTTTTATGTCCTTTATTTGGTGTGCTTAACCGGAATGCTCGGCATCATTGCCACTGGCGACGCTTTTAATGTGTTTGTCTTTTTAGAAATAGCGGCGCTTTCAACCTACACCTTAATAGCCCTGGGCAAAAACCGACGCGCATTAACCGCGTCATTAACCTATTTATTAGTGGGTACTATTGGCGCGACCTTTATTTTGATCGGCATCGGTTTAATGTACATGTTAACGGGTACCTTAAACATGCATGATCTGGCGCTGCGACTGGCCGACGTATCCGATTCAACAACCTTAATCACTGCATTTTCATTTTTCACCGTCGGTGTTTGTTTAAAACTAGCGCTGTTTCCGCTGCATTGGTGGTTGCCCAATGCCTATGCGTTTGCTCCCTCGATAGTCAGTGCTTTTTTGGCCTCAACCGCCACTAAGGTTGCGATCTACATTTTATTGCGCTTTGTTTTTACCATTTTTGGCGTCAGCTTTTCCTTCACCGTATTACCGCTGCAAGATATCTTATTAACGCTTGGCTTAACCGGTATTTTCGCCGGCTCGATTGCTGCGATTTATCAACAAAATGTTAAGCATATTTTTGCTTACTCCAGTATTGCTCAAGTCGCTTATATGATGTTAGCACTGAGCATTAATAGTACCAGTGGTTTGACAGCAACTTTATTACACCTGTTTAACCATGCCTTAATTAAAGGCGCGCTGTTTCTCGCGTTAGCCAGTGTGATGTATCGGGTTGGCAGTGTGCAATTGTCGCAGTTTGCCGGACTAGGACAGCGCATGCCGTGGACGATGGCCGCTATCGTGATCGGGGGTTTAAGTTTAATTGGCCTGCCACTGACGGTCGGTTTTATTAGTAAATGGTATTTACTCAGTGCCACGCTTGAAAATGGATGGTGGCCAGTCGCGGTCCTCATCTTGTTCGGCTCACTATTAGCGGGCGTTTATGTTTGGCGCATTATTGTTATGGCCTACTTTACGCCACCAGCAACAGATATTAGCCAACTTAAAGAAGCTCCTATCAGCCTGTTAGTGCCAACGTGGATTCTGGTGCTGGCCAACCTCTATTTTGGGATTGATCCGAGCTTACCGCTTAATATCTCGACCTTAGCGGCCGAGTATTTAATGGAGATGTCGCCATGA
- a CDS encoding cation:proton antiporter subunit C, which produces MNISDSFNYWVVMLVMMNGLYIVIAQANLVKKIIGLTIFQSAIFIFFISMAKINGATAPILDKSSSAAATLYSNPLPHVLMLTAIVVSISTTALALALIIRIKQRYDTIEEDEIQAKDRQQ; this is translated from the coding sequence ATGAATATAAGTGATTCATTTAATTACTGGGTGGTGATGCTAGTGATGATGAACGGTTTATATATCGTGATCGCACAAGCTAACTTGGTCAAGAAAATCATTGGCCTGACTATTTTTCAAAGTGCCATTTTCATTTTCTTCATTAGCATGGCCAAAATAAACGGCGCAACCGCACCTATTTTGGATAAAAGCAGCAGCGCCGCAGCAACCTTGTACTCGAACCCATTACCTCATGTGTTAATGCTAACCGCCATCGTAGTGAGTATTTCGACCACTGCGCTGGCTCTTGCTTTAATTATCCGAATTAAGCAACGTTATGACACCATCGAAGAAGATGAAATCCAGGCTAAGGATCGTCAACAATGA
- a CDS encoding DUF4040 domain-containing protein has protein sequence MESLIDISLLCLLLLTVCGITLSYDLLASVMLLSIYSLLCASFFVLMDAVDVAFTEAAVGVAISTLLLLSTLSVTGRFEKKQRQQPKLALAVAAFTTGLLIYGTVQMPPFGAASAPIHQHVASYYINQSYGDTGIVNIVTSVLASYRGYDTLGELLVIFSAGIGVLALLGSRMIKDKSPANESIAGTMSEHHILRIVAKVIIPFILLFALYVQFHGDFGPGGGFQAGVIFATAIILYTMIFGLPAAVKLISIAWLEFLAALGVLFYGSIGLLSLLAGQNFLDYKVLAQNPIAGQHLGIFAVELGIGLTVASIILLIFMLFTSQIPKLGGYDEYK, from the coding sequence ATCGAATCATTAATTGATATCAGTTTATTGTGTTTGTTACTGCTCACTGTTTGCGGGATCACCCTAAGCTATGATTTGCTCGCCAGCGTGATGTTATTGAGTATTTATAGTTTGTTGTGCGCCAGTTTTTTCGTCCTGATGGACGCGGTTGATGTCGCTTTTACCGAAGCGGCGGTGGGCGTGGCCATTTCAACATTATTATTGCTGTCGACCTTATCGGTCACTGGCCGTTTTGAAAAAAAACAGCGCCAACAACCGAAACTTGCATTAGCTGTCGCGGCCTTTACCACTGGATTATTAATTTACGGCACCGTGCAAATGCCGCCATTTGGCGCAGCAAGTGCGCCGATTCATCAGCATGTCGCTTCGTATTATATTAATCAATCGTATGGCGATACAGGTATCGTCAACATCGTCACCAGTGTCTTGGCAAGCTACCGAGGTTACGATACCTTGGGTGAATTACTGGTGATTTTTAGCGCCGGCATTGGCGTGCTTGCTTTGTTAGGCAGCCGCATGATCAAAGATAAATCACCCGCTAACGAATCAATTGCTGGCACCATGAGTGAGCATCATATCTTACGGATTGTTGCAAAAGTGATTATCCCCTTTATTTTATTGTTTGCATTATATGTCCAGTTTCACGGTGATTTTGGTCCAGGTGGCGGCTTTCAGGCCGGGGTTATATTTGCGACCGCAATTATTCTCTATACCATGATCTTTGGCCTGCCCGCTGCCGTCAAACTAATCAGCATTGCCTGGCTTGAATTTTTGGCCGCGCTCGGTGTTTTATTCTATGGCAGCATTGGGCTGCTTTCACTATTAGCCGGACAAAATTTTCTTGATTATAAGGTGTTAGCACAAAACCCAATCGCTGGCCAACATCTGGGAATTTTCGCGGTCGAGCTGGGCATAGGCCTAACCGTTGCCTCGATTATCTTGTTAATTTTTATGTTATTTACCAGTCAAATCCCTAAATTAGGGGGCTATGATGAATATAAGTGA
- a CDS encoding monovalent cation/H(+) antiporter subunit G codes for MTFIINSLSFVAILLGVICIVIAAIGNFRLPDFYTRLHAAGVADTLGVGLILVGLMLQSGWDTSLSKLFVLLVFILISGPTVSYALAHAATKDKLSSKIPNADHQDSNLVDSNQKNSQHQTSADDIATDKTKGDQLSNH; via the coding sequence ATGACATTTATTATCAATAGCCTGAGTTTTGTGGCGATATTGTTAGGTGTCATTTGCATTGTTATTGCTGCTATTGGCAATTTTCGTTTACCTGATTTTTATACCAGGCTGCACGCGGCTGGCGTTGCAGATACCTTAGGCGTTGGCCTGATATTAGTGGGTTTAATGTTGCAAAGTGGCTGGGATACAAGCTTGAGCAAGTTATTTGTACTGCTCGTTTTTATTCTCATTAGCGGCCCAACAGTTAGTTATGCATTAGCCCACGCCGCAACTAAGGATAAGTTAAGCTCCAAAATTCCAAACGCTGACCATCAAGACTCAAACCTTGTAGACTCAAACCAAAAAAACTCTCAACATCAAACTTCTGCCGATGACATCGCAACAGATAAAACCAAAGGAGATCAATTATCGAATCATTAA
- a CDS encoding Na+/H+ antiporter subunit E, whose product MRYILSLLFLLIGFWLVNSGYYTGLLLALGLGSITLVLLICHRMNIIDHESWPLQLLPNIFPFYGWLIKEIVLGCIEVLKLIVQGPKLISPEVFSLKLDFNDEISKVIFANSITLVPGTLTLEIKNDTIVVHALTRKLADDLRSGELASRVKRLEKSC is encoded by the coding sequence ATGCGTTACATATTGAGCTTATTGTTTTTGTTGATAGGATTTTGGTTGGTGAATTCTGGCTACTACACGGGTTTATTACTCGCATTAGGCTTGGGCTCTATTACCTTGGTCTTGCTAATTTGTCACCGTATGAACATCATTGATCATGAGTCCTGGCCGTTACAACTGCTTCCAAATATTTTTCCTTTTTATGGCTGGTTAATTAAAGAAATTGTGTTGGGCTGCATCGAAGTGCTCAAACTGATAGTGCAAGGGCCAAAATTAATCAGCCCTGAGGTTTTCTCGCTGAAATTAGATTTTAATGATGAAATCAGTAAGGTGATTTTTGCCAACTCAATCACCTTGGTGCCCGGTACCCTAACCCTTGAAATCAAAAATGACACGATTGTCGTTCATGCGTTAACTCGTAAACTCGCCGACGATTTGCGCAGTGGCGAACTGGCGAGTCGAGTCAAAAGATTAGAAAAGTCATGTTAG
- a CDS encoding universal stress protein: MSKRVLVITDIENDDMLALEKARDIALPMAATMEIIKFINHDNVPQSQLAQRADQEQQSLSVTLAKVFESTADITSQVIITNNLADWVVKYCEQHSIDLVIKAGHRSESLFHTPCDWQLIRHLACPILIASNVKWKTKANILLALNLSSNGANHHQLNGLILDWGQTWSQVTQSQLHATYSIPIAKPLLEFDVVDAYSVEQKKAPAAKEKMHKLLADFDMESIKSHISAGPPDRTIPHMANQLRSNLVIIGSVGRAGISSWLLGNIAEKVLHHLRTDCLIIKRPQD; this comes from the coding sequence ATGAGTAAACGTGTATTAGTTATTACAGACATAGAAAACGACGACATGCTGGCGCTAGAAAAGGCCCGTGATATCGCTTTACCCATGGCCGCAACCATGGAAATAATTAAATTTATTAATCACGATAACGTACCTCAGAGCCAGCTAGCACAACGAGCAGACCAAGAGCAGCAATCACTTTCAGTGACATTAGCTAAGGTTTTCGAATCTACTGCCGACATTACCAGCCAAGTTATTATTACCAACAATCTTGCTGATTGGGTGGTCAAATATTGCGAGCAACACAGTATTGATCTTGTCATAAAAGCAGGTCATCGTAGTGAGTCACTATTCCATACCCCCTGTGATTGGCAACTTATCCGACATTTAGCTTGCCCAATTTTAATCGCCAGTAATGTAAAATGGAAAACCAAGGCAAATATATTATTAGCCTTGAATTTATCGAGCAATGGCGCAAACCACCATCAACTAAATGGCTTAATTTTAGACTGGGGACAAACTTGGTCCCAAGTTACTCAAAGCCAATTACACGCAACCTATAGTATTCCCATTGCTAAACCATTACTTGAGTTTGACGTGGTAGACGCCTACTCTGTTGAACAAAAAAAAGCCCCCGCGGCCAAAGAAAAAATGCACAAATTATTGGCTGACTTTGATATGGAATCAATTAAAAGTCATATCTCAGCAGGACCACCAGACCGTACCATTCCCCACATGGCCAATCAATTACGCAGTAACCTTGTCATTATTGGCAGCGTCGGCCGCGCCGGTATTAGCAGTTGGTTGCTGGGCAATATTGCCGAAAAAGTGCTTCACCACTTACGAACCGATTGCTTAATCATCAAACGACCTCAAGATTAA
- a CDS encoding EAL domain-containing protein, with amino-acid sequence MYFNKNNLWIVFYLVAFFWLLSFSVALSSIYKNTFREVIIEQENLTSMTANSLTDSLHKYEVILNIFGELLENCLLTDKELSQARIYSFVNSDPSILAVGFFKPDGRLLLGYPLSASLVHQPLNHIAETKSTFQYTLDSKEMVIGRTYFNDYLGELIIPVRKSVRNKQGEVIFVVSLAISLEKGFSYFIDNIEQSPSHNSYLYREVDRYLQLAPIKKINDKSIYSYQIPVAEINDAIKKLELTTDMSYDQIKASGKVITQEVKRSSQQLLSTNYYLTRYQLWLTTEISKDVIVNNLINKSLLLFFAHLFSIIVIFFLFRKVATGHKKQSDLLFFQASHDYLTNLHNRFYLDQQISNLPPNTAYHLIYFDIDNFQKINNNFNYKIGDKLLIKSSRLLESFIAADDLLIRASSDKFVIVSFSRNKQQVNELAKRILNGFNHTFNVEQYKIKISVNISIASNDSGSTELLTLEQVKRNSVLAMKVAKTHSEHLSFFEDELLASYLERNEIELQLKTALTNNEIYMVYQPLFAKNEQLIGVEALIRWNNSKLGLVSPETFIAIAESTREICSLGEFILQTSMQEIKQVIDSTNIELALSINISVCQFQQEYFFEDLEHFIDITDFNRLQLKLEVTENVLIDDIENIRNLLLKIKHQGIQISLDDFGTGYSSLSLLKNLPLDELKIDKSFVMDMLSDPDSYAMVEAIIAIAKQRDLAIVAEGVETQEIAHALENLDCDVFQGYFYAKPLPKNELIDFIKHKMTIN; translated from the coding sequence ATGTATTTTAATAAAAATAACCTTTGGATAGTCTTTTATTTAGTGGCTTTTTTCTGGCTACTTTCTTTTAGTGTCGCGCTAAGTTCGATCTATAAAAATACCTTTCGTGAAGTTATTATTGAGCAAGAAAATCTCACATCAATGACGGCAAATTCACTCACCGATTCTTTACACAAATATGAAGTGATATTAAACATATTTGGCGAGCTACTTGAAAACTGCCTACTTACCGATAAAGAACTTTCTCAAGCTAGAATCTATTCTTTCGTCAATTCGGACCCCTCTATTTTAGCGGTTGGTTTTTTTAAACCCGACGGCCGACTACTTTTAGGCTATCCACTCTCTGCATCATTGGTTCATCAACCGTTAAATCATATCGCCGAAACAAAAAGTACCTTTCAATACACGCTTGATTCGAAAGAAATGGTTATTGGCCGGACGTATTTTAACGATTATTTAGGGGAGCTTATAATTCCGGTAAGAAAATCCGTTAGAAATAAACAAGGAGAGGTGATTTTTGTTGTGTCTTTGGCAATTAGTTTAGAAAAAGGATTTAGCTACTTTATCGATAATATAGAGCAATCCCCGAGTCATAATAGCTATTTATACCGGGAAGTAGACCGATATCTTCAACTTGCCCCGATCAAAAAAATTAATGATAAGTCTATTTATAGCTATCAAATACCCGTAGCCGAAATCAATGATGCGATAAAAAAATTAGAGCTGACAACAGATATGTCGTATGACCAAATTAAAGCGTCAGGCAAAGTAATAACCCAAGAGGTAAAACGCTCGTCACAGCAATTACTTTCGACTAATTATTATCTGACACGCTATCAACTTTGGCTAACCACTGAAATTAGTAAAGATGTAATCGTTAATAACTTAATCAACAAGTCATTATTACTGTTTTTTGCTCATTTATTTTCGATAATTGTGATCTTTTTTCTGTTTCGAAAAGTCGCAACAGGTCACAAAAAACAATCCGATTTATTATTTTTTCAAGCGAGCCATGATTACCTGACTAATTTACACAACCGATTTTATTTAGACCAACAGATCAGTAATTTACCTCCAAACACTGCTTATCATCTAATCTATTTCGATATTGATAATTTTCAGAAAATAAATAACAATTTTAATTATAAAATCGGTGACAAGCTGCTGATCAAATCATCTAGGTTGCTAGAGTCATTTATCGCGGCGGATGATTTATTAATAAGAGCTTCCAGTGATAAATTCGTGATCGTTTCTTTTAGTCGAAACAAACAACAAGTCAATGAACTTGCTAAGAGAATACTCAATGGTTTCAACCATACTTTTAATGTTGAACAGTACAAAATTAAAATATCGGTCAATATCAGTATTGCTAGCAATGATTCCGGGTCCACAGAGCTGTTAACTCTCGAACAGGTCAAGAGAAATTCTGTGTTGGCGATGAAAGTAGCAAAGACACATAGTGAGCATCTTAGCTTTTTTGAAGATGAATTATTGGCGTCGTACCTTGAGCGCAATGAAATAGAGCTTCAGTTAAAAACAGCGCTAACCAACAATGAAATATACATGGTATATCAACCTCTTTTTGCTAAAAATGAACAACTCATTGGGGTTGAGGCGCTGATCCGTTGGAACAACTCAAAACTGGGTTTAGTGTCTCCTGAGACGTTTATCGCTATCGCTGAATCGACCCGTGAAATTTGTTCTTTAGGTGAGTTTATTTTACAAACGAGTATGCAAGAAATTAAACAGGTTATTGACTCAACCAACATTGAACTCGCTTTATCAATTAATATTTCAGTATGCCAGTTCCAACAAGAATATTTCTTTGAAGACCTTGAGCATTTTATCGATATTACTGACTTTAATCGATTACAGTTAAAACTTGAAGTTACAGAAAATGTCCTAATAGATGATATTGAAAATATTCGTAATTTGTTACTTAAAATTAAACACCAAGGGATCCAAATTTCTCTCGACGACTTCGGCACGGGTTATTCATCATTATCATTATTAAAAAACTTGCCGCTTGATGAACTAAAAATTGATAAAAGTTTTGTGATGGATATGTTGTCAGATCCTGATTCATATGCAATGGTCGAAGCTATTATCGCTATTGCAAAACAACGAGATTTAGCAATTGTCGCTGAGGGCGTTGAAACCCAAGAGATTGCTCACGCATTAGAAAACTTAGATTGTGACGTCTTTCAAGGCTATTTTTATGCTAAACCGCTACCCAAAAATGAACTAATTGACTTTATTAAACATAAAATGACAATTAATTAA